A single window of Periophthalmus magnuspinnatus isolate fPerMag1 chromosome 9, fPerMag1.2.pri, whole genome shotgun sequence DNA harbors:
- the snrnp200 gene encoding U5 small nuclear ribonucleoprotein 200 kDa helicase isoform X2, which translates to MADVTARSLQYEYKANSNLVLQADRSLIDRTRRDEPTGEVLSLVGKLEGTKMGDKAQRTKPQKLEERRDKRRKRDEDRHDINKMKGFTLLSEGIDDMVGIVYKPKTKETRETYEVLLSFIHAALGDQPRDILCGAADEVLAVLKNDKMRDKERRREVEQLLGPADDTRYHVLVNLGKKITDYGGDKDLQNMDENIDETYGVNVQFESDEEEGDEDQFGEVRDEHSDEDSEGEEADVSSTLTANLGVTGDVMTVKKKDLHPRDIDAFWLQRQLSRFYDDAIVSQKKADEVLEILKTASDDRECENQLVLLLGFNTFDFIKVLRQHRRMIQYCTMLASAQSESEKERIIGKMESDQELSKILYQLQETEKEDIIREERSRRERVRKSRVDDLEAMDVDHGESVAPRQLLDLDDLAFTQGSHFMANKRCQLPDGSFRKQRKGYEEVHVPALKPKPFADDEVLVAIEKLPKYAQAGFEGFKNLNRIQSKLFKTTMDSDENLLVCAPTGAGKTNVALMAMLREIGKHINVDGTINVDDFKIIYIAPMRSLVQEMVGSFGKRLASYGITVSELTGDHQLCKEEINATQIIVCTPEKWDIITRKGGERTYTQLVRLIIIDEIHLLHDDRGPVLESLIARTIRNVELTQEDVRLIGLSATLPNYEDVATCLRVDPAKGLFYFDNSFRPVPLEQTYVGITEKKAIKRFQIMNEIVYEKIMEHAGKNQVLVFVHSRKETGKTARAIRDMCLEKDTLGLFLREGSASTEVLRTEAEQCKNLELKDLLPYGFAIHHAGMTRVDRTLVEDLFADRHIQVLVSTATLAWGVNLPAHTVIIKGTQVYSPEKGRWTELGALDILQMLGRAGRPQYDTKGEGILITSHGELQYYLSLLNQQLPIESQMVAKLPDMLNAEIVLGNVQNVKDAVNWLGYTYLYVRMLRNPSLYGVSHDDKSTDPLLERRRMDLIHTAANVLDKNNLIKYDKRTGSFQVTDLGRIASHFYITHDSIQTYNQLLKPTLSEIELFRVFSLSSEFRNITVREEEKLELQKLLERVPIPVKESIEEPSAKINVLLQAYISQLKLEGFALMADMVYVTQSAGRLMRAIFEIVLNRGWAQLSDKTMNLCKMIDKRMWQSMSPLRQFKKLPEEVIKKIEKKNFPFERLYDLNHNEIGELIRMPKMGKTIHKFVHQFPKLDLAVHLQPITRSTLKVELTITPDFQWDDKIHGSSEAFWILVEDVDSEVILHHEYFLLKSKYAQDEHLVTFFVPVFEPLPPQYFIRVLSDRWLSCETQLPVSFRHLILPEKYPPPTELLDLQPLPVTALRNSAFEALYQNKFPFFNPIQTQVFNAIYNSDDNVFVGAPTGSGKTICAEFAILRMLLHNAEGRCVYITPMEALAEQVFMDWHQKFQDVLNKKVVLLTGETSTDLKLLGKGDIIVSTPDKWDILSRRWKQRKNVQNVSLFIVDETHLIGGENGPVLEVICSRMRYISSQIERPIRIVALSSSLSNAKDVAHWLGCSTTATFNFHPNVRPVPLELHIQGFNVSHTQTRLLSMAKPVYHAIMKHSPSKPAVVFVPSRRQTRLTAIDILTFCAADVVPQRFLHCNEKDLAPFLEKINDATLKETLANGVGYLHEGLSATERKIVEQLFNSGAVQVVVSSRSLCWGINIAAHLVIVMDTQYYNGKINSYVDYPIYDILQMVGKANRPMLDDEGRCVIMCQGSKKDFFKKFLYEPLPVESHLDHCLHDHFNAEIVTKTVENKQDAVDYLTWTFLYRRMTQNPNYYNLQGMSHRHLSDHLSELVENTLHDLEQSKCISIEDEMDVAPLNLGMIAAYYYINYTTIELFSMSLNAKTKIRGLIEIISNAAEYKHIPIRHHEDTLLRQLVQKVPHKLNNPKFNDPHVKTNLLLQAHLSRMQLSAELQSDTEEILSKAVRLIQACVDVLSSNGWLSPALAAMELAQMVTQAMWSKDSYLKQLPFFTSEHIKRCTDKGVESIFDIMEMEDDERTALLQLTDAQMADVARFCNRYPNIELSYEVAEKDNIKSGSPVLVQVQLEREEEVTGPVIAPLFPQKREEGWWVVIGDPKSNSLISIKRLTLQQKAKVKLDFVAPAMGVHNYTLYFMSDAYMGCDQEYKFSVDVKEADSEGESDSD; encoded by the exons ATGGCGGATGTTACTGCTCGTAGCTTGCAGTACGAGTATAAAGCG AACTCAAACTTGGTGCTGCAAGCGGATCGGTCTCTGATCGACCGAACACGAAGAGATGAGCCTACCGGAGAGGTACTGTCCCTTGTGGGGAAGCTGGAGGGGACCAAAATGGGCGATAAAGCGCAAAGGACCAAGCCTCAAAAGTTAGAGGAAAGACGAGACAA GCGACGAAAGAGAGATGAAGACCGCCATGACATCAATAAAATGAAAGGGTTTACCTTGCTTTCTGAAGGTATTGATGATATGGTGGGCATTGTGTACAAGCctaaaaccaaagaaacacGAGAGACTTATGAAGTGTTGCTCAGCTTTATACATGCCGCCCTTGGAGATCAG CCAAGAGACATCCTGTGTGGAGCTGCAGATGAAGTCCTGGCTGTGCTGAAGAATGATAAAATGAGGGATAAGGAAAGGCGTCGTGAGGTAGAGCAGCTTCTTGGCCCTGCTGATGACACTCGTTATCATGTGCTGgtcaatttggggaaaaaaatcacagattATGGAGGTGATAAGGACCTACAAAATATGG ATGAAAACATTGATGAAACATATGGAGTCAATGTCCAGTTTGAATCTGATGAAGAG gaGGGTGATGAAGACCAGTTTGGTGAGGTACGAGACGAGCATTCAGATGAAGACAGCGAAGGAGAAGAAGCAGATGTCAGCTCTACTCTTACAGccaat CTTGGTGTCACAGGTGATGTGATGACTGTGAAGAAAAAGGATCTACATCCAAGAGACATTGATGCTTTCTGGCTACAGCGTCAGCTCAGTCGCTTTTATGATGATGCTATTGTTTCACAAAAGAAAGCTGATGAAGTCTTGGAAATTCTCaag ACTGCCAGTGATGATAGAGAATGTGAGAATCAGCTTGTGCTGCTGCTTGGTTTTAACACTTTTGACTTCATTAAAGTTCTCCGCCAACATCGTCGCATGA TTCAATACTGTACAATGCTGGCAAGTGCACAGAGTGAGTCAGAAAAAGAGCGCATCATTGGAAAGATGGAATCAGATCAGGAGTTGTCAAAAATTCTTTATCAGCTGCAGGAGACTGAGAAGGAGGATATCATTCGG GAGGAGCGATCTCGCAGAGAAAGGGTTAGAAAGTCTCGTGTTGATGACTTGGAAGCAATGGACGTTGACCATGGAGAG TCAGTTGCCCCTCGACAGTTGCTAGACTTGGATGATCTGGCGTTCACTCAAGGAAGCCACTTTATGGCAAACAAACGCTGTCAACTTCCAGATGGTTCATTTCGCAAACAGCGCAAAGGCTATGAGGAAGTCCATGTGCCGGCTCTCAAACCCAAACCTTTTGCTGATGATGAg GTTCTGGTTGCAATTGAAAAATTGCCCAAGTACGCTCAGGCTGGGTTTGAGGGATTCAAAAACCTTAACCGCATCCAGAGTAAGTTGTTCAAGACCACCATGGACAGCGATGAGAACCTTTTAGTGTGTGCTCCTACG GGTGCTGGAAAGACTAATGTTGCTCTGATGGCTATGTTGAGAGAAATTGGAAAACACATCAACGTTGACGGGACCATCAATGTAGATGATTTCAAAATCATTTACATTGCGCCTATGCGCTCTTTGGTACAAGAAATGGTGGGAAGTTTCGGCAAG CGCTTGGCAAGTTATGGTATCACAGTATCTGAGCTGACTGGAGACCACCAGTTGTGTAAAGAGGAGATCAATGCCACTCAGATTATTGTGTGTACCCCTGAAAAATGGGACATTATAACAAGAAAAGGTGGAGAGCGTACCTACACTCAGCTAGTGCgccttattattatt GATGAAATCCACCTGCTGCATGACGACAGAGGACCTGTTTTGGAGTCTCTTATCGCCAGAACCATTCGTAATGTTGAGTTGACGCAAGAGGATGTGCGTCTGATTGGACTCAGTGCCACCTTGCCTAACTATGAGGATGTTGCTACATGTCTGCGTGTAGATCCAGCTAAAGGGCTCTTCTATTTTGACAACAG TTTCCGCCCCGTGCCGCTGGAGCAGACCTATGTTGGAATCACAGAGAAAAAAGCTATTAAGCGTTTCCAGATCATGAATGAGATTGTGTATGAAAAAATTATGGAGCACGCTGGAAAGaatcag GTGTTGGTCTTTGTACACTCAAGAAAGGAGACTGGAAAAACAGCCAGAGCAATAAGAGACATGTGTTTAGAGAAAGATACACTGGGCCTATTCCTTAGAGAGGGCTCAGCGTCTACAGAGGTCTTGAGAACTGAGGCTGAACAGTGCAAA aacCTGGAGCTCAAGGATTTGCTGCCTTATGGCTTTGCAATCCACCACGCTGGTATGACTAGAGTGGACCGTACTTTGGTGGAGGATCTGTTTGCTGATCGCCACATCCAGGTGCTGGTGTCAACAGCGACTCTGGCTTGGGGTGTCAATCTACCTGCCCACACTGTCATTATCAAAGGCACGCAGGTGTACAGCCCTGAGAAAGGCAGGTGGACAGAGCTCGGAGCACTCGACATTTTACAG ATGCTTGGTCGAGCTGGTCGTCCGCAGTATGACACTAAGGGCGAGGGAATTTTGATCACATCCCATGGAGAACTGCAgtactatctctctctcctgaaCCAGCAGCTGCCCATTGAGAGTCAGATGGTGGCAAAGCTGCCTGATATGCTGAATGCTGAAATAGTACTTGGCAATGTACAAAATGTCAAG gATGCGGTAAACTGGCTTGGCTACACATACCTATATGTACGAATGCTCCGCAACCCTTCTCTGTACGGAGTCTCCCATGACGACAAGAGCACTGATCCACTTCTTGAGCGCCGCAGGATGGACCTTATACACACTGCAGCGAATGTCTTGGACAAAAACAATCTCATTAAATATGATAAGAGAACTGGCTCATTCCAG GTTACAGATCTTGGGCGCATCGCTAGTCACTTCTACATCACACATGACTCCATTCAGACATACAACCAGCTGCTAAAGCCTACTTTGAGTGAGATTGAACTCTTCCGTGTTTTTTCCCTTTCATCAGAGTTCAGAAACATCACAGTCAGAGAG GAAGAGAAACTGGAACTCCAGAAGTTACTGGAACGTGTCCCAATCCCAGTAAAGGAAAGTATTGAAGAGCCAAGTGCAAAG aTTAATGTGCTACTCCAGGCTTACATCTCTCAGCTCAAACTGGAGGGTTTCGCTCTTATGGCCGATATGGTCTATGTTACACAG agtGCTGGCAGACTTATGCGTGCTATATTTGAGATTGTACTCAACAGAGGGTGGGCACAACTCAGCGACAAGACGATGAACCTTTGCAAGATGATTGACaaaagaat GTGGCAGTCAATGTCTCCTTTGAGACAGTTCAAAAAACTTCCAGAGGAAGTGATCAAAAAGATTGAAAAGAAAAACTTCCCCTTTGAGCGTCTGTATGATCTGAACCACAATGAAATTG GGGAGCTCATCCGAATGCCCAAAATGGGAAAGACTATTCACAAGTTTGTACACCAGTTTCCTAAGCTGGACTTGGCTGTTCATTTGCAACCCATCACTCGCTCCACACTAAAGGTGGAGCTCACCATTACTCCTGACTTTCAGTGGGATGACAAG ATTCATGGATCATCTGAGGCGTTCTGGATCTTGGTAGAGGATGTGGACAGTGAAGTCATCCTGCATCATGAATACTTCCTTCTTAAATCCAAATATGCCCAGGATGAACACCTGGTGACAttctttgtccctgtgtttgAGCCTCTACCACCACAATACTTTATCCGAGTGCTATCAGACCGCTGGCTCT CTTGTGAGACGCAGCTCCCCGTGTCCTTCCGTCACCTGATCCTCCCGGAGAAGTACCCTCCGCCCACAGAGTTGCTGGACCTGCAGCCTCTGCCTGTCACTGCTCTCAGGAACTCTGCCTTTGAGGCTCTCTACCAGAACAAGTTTCCCTTCTTCAACCCCATTCAAACTCAAG TTTTCAATGCTATCTACAACAGTGATGATAATGTATTTGTGGGAGCTCCAACTGGCAGTGGTAAGACTATATGTGCTGAATTTGCCATTCTGAGAATGCTCCTGCACAACGCTGAGGGCCGCTGTGTCTACATCACACCCATGGAGGCACTTGCTGAACAA GTATTCATGGACTGGCATCAGAAATTTCAGGATGTCCTGAATAAGAAGGTTGTACTCCTTACTGGAGAGACAAGCACAGACCTGAAGCTTCTAGGAAAAGGAGACATTATAGTCAGTACTCCAGACAAGTGGGATATCCTATCCCGACGCTGGAAACAGAGGAAGAATGTCCAAAATGTCAGCCTTTTCATTGTGGACGAAACACACCTGATTGGAGGAGAAAATGGG CCTGTCTTGGAGGTCATCTGCTCAAGAATGAGGTACATCTCCTCTCAAATTGAGCGCCCCATCCGCATTGTGGCTCTGAGTTCATCGTTGTCCAATGCCAAAGATGTGGCTCACTGGTTGGGCTGCAGCACGACAGCAACTTTTAACTTTCACCCCAACGTCAGACCTGTGCCTCTCGAACTGCACATTCAG ggCTTTAATGTGAGTCACACACAGACCCGGCTCTTGTCTATGGCTAAGCCTGTATACCACGCCATCATGAAGCACTCTCCCTCCAAACCGgctgtggtttttgtcccgTCCCGCAGACAGACTCGCCTCACAGCTATTGACATCCTCACCTTCTGTGCTGCTGATGTGGTCCCTCAGAG GTTCCTGCATTGCAATGAGAAAGACCTGGCACCATTCCTGGAAAAAATCAATGATGCTACTCTAAAAGAGACTCTGGCTAATGGCGTGGGTTACTTGCACGAAGGCCTGTCTGCCACTGAGCGGAAAATAGTTGAGCAGCTTTTCAACTCCG GGGCTGTACAGGTTGTGGTATCTTCTCGTTCACTCTGCTGGGGCATCAACATCGCTGCTCATCTGGTCATTGTCATGGACACCCAGTATTACAACGGCAAAATTAATTC CTATGTGGACTATCCAATTTATGACATCCTCCAAATGGTGGGCAAAGCAAACAGACCAATGCTAGATGATGAAGGCCGTTGTGTCATCATGTGTCAAGGCTCCAAAAAA GATTTCTTCAAGAAGTTCCTGTATGAGCCTCTGCCAGTCGAGTCCCACTTAGACCATTGCCTCCATGATCACTTTAATGCTGAAATTGTCACAAAGACAGTGGAAAATAAACAGGATGCTGTGGACTACCTGACTTGGACATTCCTCTATCGCCGTATGACTCAGAATCCCAACTACTACAATCTGCAAG gtATGTCCCATCGTCACCTGTCGGACCACCTCTCTGAGCTGGTGGAGAACACACTCCATGATCTGGAGCAGTCCAAATGTATCAGCATTGAGGATGAGATGGATGTGGCACCCCTCAATCTGGGCATGATTGCTGCCTATTATTACATCAACTACACCACTATCG AGCTGTTCAGCATGTCTCTCAATGCTAAAACGAAGATTCGTGGATTGATTGAGATCATCTCTaatgctgctgagtacaagcaCATTCCAATACGGCATCATGAAGACACACTTCTCCGACAG CTGGTTCAGAAAGTTCCTCACAAACTAAATAACCCCAAGTTCAATGACCCACATGTGAAGACCAACCTGCTGCTCCAGGCTCATCTGTCAAGAATGCAGCTGAGTGCTGAGCTGCAGTCTGACACTGAGGAGATCCTGAGCAAG GCTGTTCGTCTCATCCAGGCTTGTGTAGATGTGCTATCCAGTAACGGGTGGCTGAGTCCTGCTCTAGCTGCTATGGAGCTGGCCCAAATGGTCACCCAGGCCATGTGGTCCAAGGACTCATATCTCAAACAGCTTCCTTTCTTCACATCAGAGCACATCAAACGATGCACTGACAAG GGAGTGGAAAGTATCTTTGACATTATGGAGATGGAGGATGATGAGCGCACTGCTCTTCTACAGCTGACAGATGCCCAGATGGCAGATGTGGCACGTTTCTGTAACCGTTATCCCAACATTGAGCTTTCCTATGAAGTTGCTGAAAAGGACAACATCAAGAG tGGCAGTCCTGTTTTGGTTCAAGTTCAGctcgagagagaggaggaggtgacggGACCGGTTATTGCACCTCTCTTCCCTCAG AAACGTGAGGAAGGATGGTGGGTGGTTATCGGAGATCCCAAGTCTAACAGTCTCATTTCAATTAAGAGGTTGACACTTCAGCAGAAAGCAAAG GTTAAGTTGGACTTTGTTGCACCAGCCATGGGTGTTCATAACTACACACTATATTTTATGAGTGATGCCTACATGGGCTGTGACCAGGAGTACAAGTTCAGTGTGGATGTGAAAGAGGCAGACAGCGAAGGAGAAAGTGACTCAGACTGA